The following coding sequences lie in one Arthrobacter sp. PGP41 genomic window:
- a CDS encoding glutamate synthase subunit beta, producing MADPRGFLKVRQRETQPRRPVPVRIMDWKEVYEAQEKGTLKAQAGRCMDCGVPFCHQGCPLGNLIPEWNDLMWRDKGEEAIERLHATNNFPEFTGRLCPAPCEASCVLGINQPAVTIKQVEVSIIDEAWDNGWVEPLPPARLTGKTVAVVGSGPAGLAVAQQLTRVGHTVAVYERDDKIGGLLRYGIPDFKMEKEQVDRRVEQMKAEGTRFRTGVAVGTDVTWEQLRRRYDAVVICTGATVPRDLPIPGRDLDGVHFAMDYLVPANRAVAGEQIENQIHAQGKHVVILGGGDTGADCLGTAHRHGAASVTTLAIGKQPPVERASHQPWPTFPNLFEVASAHEEGGERTYLASTVEFVGENGKLTGVKVAETEFVDGKRLPKAGTERIIPADLVFLSLGFTGAEPAGITEQVKAEFDGRGNVSRDGYYMTNTEGVFVAGDAGRGQSLIVWAIAEGRAAAAAVDKFLMGSTILPAPVAPTDRAIAVL from the coding sequence GTGGCTGATCCACGCGGATTTCTGAAAGTACGCCAGCGTGAAACCCAGCCGCGCCGTCCCGTTCCCGTCCGCATCATGGACTGGAAGGAAGTGTACGAGGCGCAGGAAAAGGGCACGCTGAAGGCGCAGGCCGGCCGCTGCATGGACTGCGGCGTGCCGTTCTGCCACCAGGGCTGCCCGCTCGGCAACCTCATTCCCGAGTGGAACGACCTCATGTGGCGGGACAAGGGCGAGGAAGCGATCGAGCGCCTGCACGCCACCAACAACTTCCCGGAGTTCACCGGCCGCCTGTGCCCGGCTCCATGCGAGGCGTCCTGCGTCCTGGGGATCAACCAGCCTGCTGTCACCATCAAGCAGGTGGAAGTCTCCATCATCGACGAGGCCTGGGACAACGGCTGGGTGGAGCCGCTGCCTCCCGCACGCCTGACTGGAAAGACGGTGGCCGTCGTCGGCTCCGGTCCCGCAGGGCTGGCCGTGGCGCAGCAGCTGACACGCGTAGGCCACACCGTGGCTGTGTACGAACGCGACGACAAGATCGGCGGCCTGCTGCGCTACGGGATCCCTGACTTCAAGATGGAGAAAGAGCAGGTGGACCGCCGCGTCGAACAGATGAAGGCGGAAGGCACCCGCTTCCGGACCGGCGTCGCCGTGGGCACCGACGTGACGTGGGAGCAGCTGCGGCGGCGCTACGACGCCGTGGTGATCTGCACAGGCGCCACCGTGCCGCGCGACCTTCCCATCCCGGGCCGGGACCTTGATGGCGTGCACTTCGCCATGGACTACCTGGTCCCGGCAAACCGCGCCGTGGCGGGGGAGCAGATCGAAAACCAGATCCACGCCCAGGGCAAGCATGTTGTGATCCTCGGCGGCGGCGACACCGGGGCGGACTGCCTGGGTACCGCGCACCGCCACGGTGCAGCATCGGTGACCACCCTCGCCATCGGCAAGCAGCCGCCGGTCGAGCGTGCCAGCCACCAGCCGTGGCCCACGTTCCCCAACCTCTTCGAGGTTGCCAGCGCCCACGAGGAAGGTGGGGAGCGCACGTACCTTGCCTCCACCGTGGAGTTCGTGGGCGAAAACGGCAAGCTGACCGGCGTCAAGGTTGCCGAGACCGAATTCGTGGACGGCAAGCGCCTGCCCAAGGCCGGCACCGAGCGGATCATCCCCGCGGACCTGGTGTTCCTGTCGCTCGGCTTCACCGGCGCCGAGCCCGCCGGGATCACCGAACAGGTGAAGGCAGAGTTCGACGGCCGCGGCAACGTGTCCCGCGACGGCTACTACATGACCAACACCGAGGGCGTCTTCGTGGCCGGCGACGCCGGCCGCGGGCAGTCCCTCATTGTCTGGGCCATCGCCGAAGGCCGTGCCGCGGCTGCAGCAGTGGACAAGTTCCTGATGGGGAGCACCATCCTTCCAGCCCCCGTGGCCCCGACGGATCGCGCCATCGCCGTGCTCTAG